The Sminthopsis crassicaudata isolate SCR6 chromosome 5, ASM4859323v1, whole genome shotgun sequence genome contains the following window.
ACCAGTCTGATTAAAACATTAATAGGCAACTGATATCTTTACAACAAAGTTCAACCCTGAGGAATTTAGCATATGGCAAATGTCTTTCTCAGTCTTGTCTATAAGCATTTCTACCCTCTCGAATGACTGACCCTCTAACAGCATGTCAATACAAATTTAAACTGACAACCATCCTTGCCAAGGGAATAAAGGGTAAGAGGTATGTATTTGAAAAAGCAAGGAAATGACTATACGATCAAGCCAGTTATTGAAATCAtgctaaaacattttaaaaaacatacagaAGACTGTATATGTTGCCTCTAGcaatatagttttaaaagcttttttctaagtttttttttaaaaagcctttttaaaCTCAATgaaatactttaattttattaagcAAATTTGGACTGCTTACTTGGCATACTTTAAAACCTGTTTATCAAATACAGACAATTGGAAAAGAAGTGTCCCTTCCACAATGAAGTTAATGAATGCCCAAGGGAGTACTTAAGAGGCATCTAACTAGGTGAAAccctaaagatttttttcaaaaaataaaaagcctagcCCTTAAACAGACAATTTCTTCAATGGCTGCTGTTAGAAGAGACTGTTGCAAAAGGGTGAAGAATCCAAGAAATGACTGGTTATATTGCTTTGCCACCTGAAATGGGATTCCATCATGAACACACATCTTTATTCAAAGTGACCATTTCCACCCTTAAAATAATGCCAATCGGGTAAGTAAACAAGACCTAtctatgcattttttaaaatgctgaaatACCAACCATTTTCAGAACCAGCAACTAATCCAGACAACCTGTTcctagaagtagaaaaaaagaattgggaaaagTCTAACATGGAATTATGAGAGCTTTGAAGTCatgtaattcatttaaatttagagtaggaaaattttacattcaaagaactAACTCTAGGAGTAAATTCTCATTATTTGTGACGACGTTAGTAACAACCAATTATTGACATGATCCCTACAGGATGAAACATTAACTGACTTATAATGAAAACATGTATTCAATCATattttatagagtgctttaagcTCTACAAGGTACTATTCCCATAAATATTTGACATGGAGCTCCTCGATCCATCCCTCCCCATTGCcttctagagagagagagagagagagagagagagagagagagagagagagagagagagaggagagaggagagaggagagagagagagagagagagagagagagtgtgtgtgtgtgtgtgtgtgtgtgtgtgtgtgtgtgtgtgtgtgtgtgtgtgtgtgtgtgtgttgggggtggGCCTGAATGGCTAAGTTCAACTATTTCCGGGAGAGTCACACATTCAATAGTCCAGGTGAACTGGATCCCAAGTGAGAAACACTTGGCTAACATTTGAGGATCCTTCTTCACAAAGGTTTTGTTCCTTCTCTAAGATAAAAGACATCATTATTGAAACCATGATGAATGCATCAAGTTCCAAGGAAATAAGAGCTAAAAAGGACCCTCATGGCGAGGACGGTCCAAAATTTAGAGGGCAATCCAGGATGAATGCTTTCAAAACCAAACAGGGAGAAATGGAAGCCAAaggtaaataaatatacattaggTTTCTGAACTATTCAAAAGTAGCatatttcctttcccctccatCTTGAGATAAACATACAAAATCACTTTTAGTGATGTATACATAAGTGACCAAATTTAAACTGACATTTATTTTGAAACTTTGAATTAAACTTGTTCCTAACCACCCAAGGGCTAGCAAAAAGCAGAAAGGCTTAGATGTCATGTCCTTGCTAAAACTTCTCAGGTGAAAATTCCCAGTATATTGCTATACATTGATTTCCCTTTGTTCTAGACTTTGCCCATCAATCTTTTCCATAGCTAGTCCAACTAACAATCCTTCACTCTTTCTTACACAATATTAAAGAACACTGTGGCTCCTTGGAGAACAAAGATACCTGCTGTTTCATTCCTAGTTATTATAGAAAATGCTCTTCtgacaacaatgaaaaaaaattaatgcccCACTAAgctttcggggggggggggggggggttataaCTTTACATATTTGATCATTTCTGACACTTAAAAGGTAAAAATTCCTTCATACAGATCTTCTCTACTTCCATTTAAAGTTACTTGGTTATGTAAAAACTACAAATCTGAAATACAATCATATGTCAACTTTTCATGCCTGATACATATATGGTACGTACCTGTTTCTCTTGATTCATTATGAGTTCTCCTATCTGCATAGGTTTTCCTAGGTTGTCATCCATTGCACATTCCAATAGTAGGGTTACAGAAACTAATGAATCAAAGTTCTAACATTTGTTAGCATGCAAAGCATTTTGAGGTATACCAGTTACCAGTCATCAAAAGCAAATGTATgttgaaaatgtaattttaatagaTAATTCTTCATCTTACATAGGAGCACAATAAAATACACCACATTCTGAAGAAACTCCAGATGATATGAGATAAGAGTGGGGAAAATTCAGATGGGCTACATAACCATCACCTTGAACTGCAAGAGACAAAAGATTCCACCTGCAAATTAACATGAACATAACTCAGACTGACTGGCCATATGATtggcttaaaaataaaaagaaatcaaatatgcAGAGTgagaaaagtgaagaaagaaaaagacaggacaagtgaaaaaaaaattatgggaatcaaatcaaaggaacaaaaaaaaaagggggggctcCTTTAAGGGATATCTAGAGGGATAATCAGGAAATGATTATGCAGGAACTTTAAAGATTGATTATATTATACTAAAAATTGGGGACTTTCAAATGAAGACACCTTTCTAATAATTCAATTTAGCTGGTCAATACTTTGTTCATCTGGTTTGTACATAAGATTGTAATAAATGGCTTAGCAAATATTGAATAATTAGCAAATCTATCATTGTTGTCCTATAAAATACAAAAGGTCATGTATTAAATTCAGACAAACTGGgcagaaacaaaattataatgcCAAACATGATGTGGCACAAAAGAAAAGTTACACATTTGCCAATCACAACTGCTGCTTGCTATCAGTCTTTCCCTGGACATCTAGCATTCTAGGTCTAGATGCCAATCATAATCTAACTGATCAGACAGTAATAATTTTGAACAAAATTTACATGTCAGTTACTAGAGATTTCTGTATTCTCAGGGGTCAATTTATAAGTATTCATTTAGCAGCATTTTATCATGTATCTGCATCAATGAAAAGAAATTGGCAAAGTCCATGTCTTAATTTTTAATGTCAGATGGCGAAGacccaaaacaaaatattctagactaattttaatcttcaaatacgATTGTCACATTAGGGAAACGAAATAAACACAGCAAAATAAACTGTACAAAGGCAAAgtagaataacaaaaaatattttactaaaacATAAGATTTACAGAAGTTTCCAGACAAGCCATACAAAATGGTCACAAGCTTTTCTTGAAGGGAGATTTCTACACTTGACAGCAGAATCACGATATTAGTGAGGGCTGTGATGTTTAATGTTCCCATTTTTGTTGAAACAACCAAGCTTGTCCATCTACTGTGTCTAAGGAGTTAGACTTGGCTAGAGGGCATATTCTAAAGTACAACTGGTTAGCTGCTTTAACCAATGCAATTAGCATCaccataaaaagggaaaaggagcccacaaaactggaagaaaaaaagacacacCCCTGCAGCTAACCGACAACTACTTTCATTCACagtgctgatacttaaaccatgatgggagaaatgaataaaagcaGAGCTGGGCCACTGCTTTTAAACAATTTCACAACAATCCAGATGATACTTCTAGCCTCTGCTCATGCGTTACAACAGTGAATCAGGACAAGACAGAGATTTGCTAATGTGCATTTAATCACCAAAGGACTGAAGATGGTCTGGGTTTTTATTCTGTAATGTTTCTAAGACTGTGTCCattaaatgcaaacaaaaaaggaagaggtCTTCGCAGAACAGGAGAAGTGATGCACACTTGATGTTgagattgaatttaaatattattcatGGCATATAGCCTAGTCCATGCTCTGGctgtaaagaaaaaacaaatatgcaatCATTGATCCCTtagttcaaaatatattttacatcaaGCATTAAATAGGAGAggtaatattttatagatatatcaatatttttgtagacTAAATAGTCCAAAGATATTGCAAAGTCTTTGtccttaaaaattttaatgaaattctacAACCACAATGGATACAAAATGCTCAATTCCATTCTACTGAATGTACTACATAAATGGTGGGCACTTGGGTACTTGTTGAAATGCTCTAGATTTAGAAGCGAAATGCatttgaaaagtaaataaatgtctTCAATACAACATTCCACAGCTGTATTACCTGTTTCTATGGCTTGGGCTTCATTGGTCTTCCACTGCTCTGCTACATCATTTGCTAATGGATCGTCTGGATTGGGAGCACTTAACAAAGCTTGGATGGAGAGCAGCACTGTACGGATCTGCAACGCTGGAGACCATTTATCTAAGGAGACAGTAGTTCagactattataaaaataagaggtaCCCAAAGTATTCATGTATTTTCCTCCATAGATCAAGACATAAGTCAAATCAAGCTAAGACTGGTAAAGAGAATTCTTAATATGCCATActtaagaagagaaaagaaatgtcaATACTAGGATAAGGATGTCACTTACCTTTCAAAATATCTAAACATATTCTTCCCAACTTGTCTACATTAGGGTGATAAATTTTGGTCATGAAACGTACTTTAGGAGCTGCCATTGGATATTCTTCTGGAAGAAATAGTTCAAGTTTAAAAGTCCCTCCCTCAAAGGGGGAATCCTGTGGGCCTGCAATGACCACATGAAAATAACGTGCGTTGCTTTCATCTGGTTCTGCTTTTATCCCAGGAACTGGTTCTGCCAGCAAACGCTGGGTttcctaagaaagaaaaaagatacaaaaaaagtttaatatatattagacacacacacacacacacacacacacacacacacacacacacacacacacacatcaaaaaaaaatttttttttttttttaaagaatatcatGTGGGAagagctagatggcacagtagatagaacaccagccctgaaatcaggcagacccaagttcaaatccaacatcagatacttaacactagctatatgaccctggtcaaatcacttaatcccaactgcttc
Protein-coding sequences here:
- the UBE2N gene encoding ubiquitin-conjugating enzyme E2 N, whose translation is MAGLPRRIIKETQRLLAEPVPGIKAEPDESNARYFHVVIAGPQDSPFEGGTFKLELFLPEEYPMAAPKVRFMTKIYHPNVDKLGRICLDILKDKWSPALQIRTVLLSIQALLSAPNPDDPLANDVAEQWKTNEAQAIETARAWTRLYAMNNI